One window from the genome of Hoplias malabaricus isolate fHopMal1 chromosome 18, fHopMal1.hap1, whole genome shotgun sequence encodes:
- the LOC136675193 gene encoding E3 ubiquitin-protein ligase TRIM35-like, giving the protein MSEEECTCPVCSQIFREPLLLLCKHNACKTCLHEVWEATESRECPVCKRRSSKEYPPINLHLQKMCQTFSESQTLRSVGICSVHNGQLTLFCFIDYQPVCVHCQASEIHQNHDCHSIDDTLTDLKNKLKDALEPLEMNLNILKEVKQDYDQTAAYIKTQAQHIERQIKEQFERLHQFLRDEETASIAALKEEEKQKSDMIKKRIEEMTGEISILTDTIRSIQKEMEAEDISFLQLQENLHFNYIREPFNCHLGLPRLFMSKRIKDVNGTLR; this is encoded by the exons atgtcagaag AGGAGTGTACATGTCCTGTGTGTAGTCAGATCTTCAGGGAGCCTCTTCTACTGTTGTGCAAACACAATGCATGCAAAACCTGTCTACATGAGGTCTGGGAAGCTACAGAATCTCGAGAATGTCCAGTCTGTAAGAGACGGTCCTCAAAAGAGTATCCTCCTATTAACTTGCATCTGCAGAAAATGTGTCAGACTTTCTCAGAGAGTCAAACTCTGAGATCTGTGGGGATTTGCAGTGTACACAATGGACAACTCACACTCTTTTGTTTCATTGATTaccagcctgtgtgtgtgcattgtcAGGCATCGGAGATTCACCAGAATCATGACTGCCATTCAATAGACGACACTCTCACGGACCTTAAG aataAACTCAAGGATGCTTTGGAGCCTCTAGAGATGAATTTAAATATCTTAAAAGAGGTAAAACAAGACTATGACCAAACTGCTGCCTACATTAAG ACCCAGGCCCAGCACATAGAACGGCAGATAAAGGAGCAGTTTGAGAGGCTTCACCAATTTCTAAGAGATGAAGAAACAGCAAGCATTGCTGcactgaaggaggaggagaagcaaAAGAGTGACATGATTAAAAAGAGAATTGAAGAGATGACTGGAGAAATATCTATTCTTACAGACACAATTAGAAGCATACAGAAGGAAATGGAAGCTGAGGACATTTCATTCTTACAATTGCAGGAAAATCTCCATTTCA attACATACGTGAACCTTTTAACTGCCATCTCGGACTTCCTCGGCTCTTCATGTCCAAGAGGATCAAGGACGTAAATGGTACTTTGAGGTGA